Below is a window of Myxococcaceae bacterium JPH2 DNA.
AGAGCTTGCTCTCCGCCAGCGTGGAGAACTGCGGCCCCTCCATCACCAGGTACGTGCCGCCGCGCACGACCTTGAGGTCCAATCCCTCACACGCGGCCATCACCGCGTCCCCCAGGCGCGCGCACACCGGCTTCGCCATGGACACGTGCGCCACCAGCCCGGTGCCGAAGAAGCTCTTCACCCGCGCGAAGGTGCGGTCCACGAACTGGTCCACCACCACGAAGGTCCCCGGCGGCAGGTCCTCGCGCAGGCTGCCCACCGCGGAGATGGACAGGACGTCCGTCACCCCGGCGCGCTTGAGCGCGTCGATGTTCGCCCGGTAGTTCAGCTCCGAGGGTGGGATGCGGTGCCCACGGCCGTGACGCGGCAGGAATACCACCGGGTTCCCAGCGATCTTCCCGAAGCACAGCTCGTCCGAGGCGTCTCCAAAGGGAGAGGCGACGCGGCGCCAGCTCACGTCCGTCATTCCGTCAATCTGATACAGGCCGCTGCCGCCGATGATGCCGAGGACGGGCGTGGAGGGATTCGACATGGGGATGCGCGCTCCGGTACGGAATGTGAGGAGTTCAGGCCCTGAGGGCCCAGGGGTCGAGTTGCTCGAAACTGGGGTAGGCCGGGTGGCCGTGGCCGGGCCGAATCACCACCTCGCCCCGGTCCAGACACGCGGTGCGCATGCCCGCTGTCTTCGCGGCATCCAGCTCCGCCACGTTGTCCGACAGGAAGAGGATCTCCCCGGGAGGCAGCCCCACCGCCTGCGCGATGCGCGTGTACGAGGGAGCCTCCTGCTTCGGGCCGGTGGTGGTGTCGAAGTAGCCGGAGAACAGCGGCGTCAGGTCCCCCTGCGTGCTGTAGCCATAGATGAGCTTCTGCGCGGCCACGCTGCCCGAGGAATAGACATACAGGTGCAGTCCGCGCTGGTGCCACTGGCGCAGCCCCGCCGCCGCGTCGGCGTAGACGTGGCCGTGCAGCTCGCCGCTCGCGTAGCCCGCCGCCCAGATGAGGCCCTGCAACGTCTTGAGCGGGGTGACCTTGCGGTCCTCGTCCAGCCATTGCAGCAGCGACGCCACCACGGCGTCATCGCTCGGAGCGCCGCCCACCAGCGCTCGCGCCGAGTCCAGACACTGGCGGACCTCGGGGTCGCTCCGGTGCGCGGCCACATAGGCCGCCAGGTGGCGCCGCGCGTGAGGGAACAGCACATCCTTCACGAAGGAGATGGAGCTGGTCGTCCCCTCGATGTCCGTGACAATCGCTCGCAGGTCGCTCACGGCTCGTACTTGGGGAAGAGGTCCGCGATGGCGTTGCCCGTGAAGTTCCCCACCCAGCCATCCGGACGGATGAAGAAGCGGATGGCCGCGAACAGGGGCTGCGACCCCATGTCGAACCAGTGGCGCATGCCCTCGGGGACGCTGATGAGGTCCCCGCGCGTGCACACCACCTGGAACACCTTGTCCGCCGCGTGCAGGTAGAAGCAGCCGCTGCCCTCCACCAT
It encodes the following:
- a CDS encoding S-methyl-5'-thioadenosine phosphorylase, which codes for MSNPSTPVLGIIGGSGLYQIDGMTDVSWRRVASPFGDASDELCFGKIAGNPVVFLPRHGRGHRIPPSELNYRANIDALKRAGVTDVLSISAVGSLREDLPPGTFVVVDQFVDRTFARVKSFFGTGLVAHVSMAKPVCARLGDAVMAACEGLDLKVVRGGTYLVMEGPQFSTLAESKLYRSWGCDVIGMTNMPEAKLAREAELCYASVSMVTDFDCWHPGHDAVTVDQVVAVLLGNAGKARGLVKNVAPLLGAHQGPCKHGCQTALDHALITAPEARDPAVLQKLSAVAGRVLKQ
- the mtnC gene encoding acireductone synthase, with translation MSDLRAIVTDIEGTTSSISFVKDVLFPHARRHLAAYVAAHRSDPEVRQCLDSARALVGGAPSDDAVVASLLQWLDEDRKVTPLKTLQGLIWAAGYASGELHGHVYADAAAGLRQWHQRGLHLYVYSSGSVAAQKLIYGYSTQGDLTPLFSGYFDTTTGPKQEAPSYTRIAQAVGLPPGEILFLSDNVAELDAAKTAGMRTACLDRGEVVIRPGHGHPAYPSFEQLDPWALRA